From a region of the Salinispira pacifica genome:
- a CDS encoding MATE family efflux transporter, giving the protein MSQENFLKPGTGIEPSEKRDVYRQLLLIAGPIMLTNFLQTLYNLTDTYFLGQLGRNEVSSPATSFNIIFLLILFSGGFSHAGRTLISQAKGRGDPERSDFYLGQLTGMMLLGGLIITPLIQIAIPAILRLIAVPEVIYAPTLGYLRVVLAGLPFMFLTFALQAAFQGMGDSMTPFIINMISVAVNILLDWLLIFGIGVFPAMAVAGAAWATFIARALNAILALAVLLFRDSGLQLKPENLRPDAKAYKLIIRIGLPASLGQSAAALGFTVLQGIINSFGTAVIAAFNVGSRIINLFMMPAMGLSQATSVMVGQKLGARRRDLAFLALRQASLTSLVFISISMTVTFFFGNSVTGFFVPDPQVIRWGAILFRLVSPSVVFFALFTVFNGAFQGSGDTRPVAVLNTMRLWGIRLPVAFLLVTVLGWGPEGIWIGMILSNLLTAMSALVLLLKRPWYAKLDPDDI; this is encoded by the coding sequence TTGTCCCAGGAAAATTTTCTCAAACCGGGAACCGGCATTGAACCCAGTGAAAAGCGGGATGTATACCGCCAGCTGCTGCTCATCGCCGGTCCCATTATGCTCACGAATTTCCTCCAGACCCTGTACAACCTTACAGACACCTATTTCCTTGGACAGCTTGGAAGAAATGAAGTAAGTTCCCCGGCTACCAGCTTCAATATTATTTTTCTGCTCATCCTCTTCAGCGGCGGCTTCAGCCATGCGGGGCGGACGCTTATCAGCCAGGCGAAGGGACGGGGAGACCCGGAACGCAGCGATTTCTACCTGGGGCAGCTTACCGGCATGATGCTGCTGGGCGGTCTGATCATCACTCCCCTGATCCAGATTGCGATTCCCGCCATACTGCGTCTGATCGCGGTTCCCGAAGTCATTTACGCACCCACCCTGGGCTACCTGAGGGTGGTTCTTGCGGGCCTTCCGTTTATGTTTCTCACCTTTGCCCTTCAGGCGGCATTTCAGGGCATGGGCGACAGCATGACGCCGTTTATTATCAATATGATATCAGTGGCTGTGAACATTCTTCTGGATTGGCTTCTGATATTCGGCATTGGGGTCTTTCCCGCCATGGCAGTGGCGGGGGCCGCCTGGGCGACCTTCATCGCACGGGCCTTGAACGCCATCCTGGCATTGGCGGTACTTCTGTTCCGGGACAGCGGCCTGCAGCTGAAACCCGAAAATCTCCGCCCAGACGCCAAAGCGTACAAGCTGATCATTCGAATCGGACTGCCCGCAAGTCTGGGCCAGAGTGCTGCAGCCCTGGGCTTTACCGTGCTGCAGGGCATTATCAACAGCTTCGGAACTGCAGTGATTGCCGCATTCAATGTGGGAAGCAGAATTATCAATCTCTTTATGATGCCGGCAATGGGTCTGAGCCAGGCAACATCGGTGATGGTTGGGCAGAAGCTGGGTGCACGCCGCCGGGACCTGGCCTTTCTTGCCCTCCGCCAGGCAAGTCTCACCAGTCTGGTGTTTATCAGTATTTCCATGACTGTCACCTTCTTTTTCGGCAACTCGGTGACGGGATTCTTCGTGCCAGATCCCCAGGTGATCCGATGGGGGGCGATTTTATTCAGGCTGGTGAGTCCCTCTGTGGTGTTTTTCGCCCTGTTCACCGTATTCAACGGAGCATTTCAGGGAAGCGGAGACACCAGACCGGTTGCCGTCCTGAATACCATGCGCTTGTGGGGGATCCGTCTTCCGGTTGCTTTTCTTCTGGTGACAGTCCTCGGCTGGGGCCCGGAAGGGATTTGGATCGGAATGATTCTCTCGAATTTGCTTACGGCGATGTCCGCCCTTGTTCTTCTGCTGAAGAGGCCGTGGTACGCGAAGCTTGACCCTGACGATATTTAG
- a CDS encoding DNA-methyltransferase, whose product MIEATEHRVFHASSGRMGQLEDGSVNLVVTSPPYPMIQMWDEQFSGFDPELGSVLAGDKGPEAFERMHVMLDSVWEECFRVLIPGGMIAINVGDATRKLGAHFRLFHNQSRIIHTLRRLGFHILPQIIWRKPTNAPNKFMGSGMLPGGAYVTLEHEHIILARKGGNRRFSTSDEKELRRRSAYFWEERNLWFSDLWEIRGARQHLSIPEFRSDKLFMRTRSAAFPMEIPFRLIQMFSAQQDTVLDPFLGTGTTSLAAAASGRNSVGFEVDGRILESMEDDFTNSRDYLMGLQYQRLQDHLQFVHSRQTSGKELKYENIHYGFPVMTAQERKLKLQILEELGAVEHRGGNPRFTFQARYEDSPPTKYRQGQASRTTASSAEEQGRTSP is encoded by the coding sequence CCCTATCCCATGATCCAAATGTGGGATGAACAGTTCAGCGGTTTTGACCCCGAACTGGGGTCGGTACTTGCCGGAGATAAGGGGCCGGAGGCATTTGAGCGCATGCATGTGATGCTCGACTCAGTCTGGGAGGAATGCTTCCGGGTTCTGATCCCCGGCGGAATGATTGCAATAAATGTCGGAGATGCGACGCGTAAACTGGGAGCGCATTTCCGGCTTTTTCACAATCAGAGCCGCATTATCCATACGCTCAGAAGACTGGGCTTTCATATTCTTCCCCAGATCATCTGGCGGAAGCCCACCAACGCACCCAATAAGTTTATGGGAAGCGGTATGCTTCCCGGGGGAGCGTATGTGACGCTGGAACACGAGCACATCATTCTTGCACGGAAGGGCGGAAACCGCCGTTTCAGCACCAGCGATGAAAAGGAGCTGCGTCGGCGCTCGGCCTATTTCTGGGAGGAGCGGAACCTCTGGTTCTCCGATCTCTGGGAGATACGGGGGGCGCGGCAGCACCTGAGCATCCCGGAATTCCGCAGCGACAAGCTGTTTATGCGTACCCGGAGCGCAGCCTTCCCCATGGAGATCCCCTTCCGCCTCATACAAATGTTCAGTGCACAGCAGGATACGGTGCTGGATCCCTTTCTGGGCACCGGCACCACCAGTCTGGCAGCAGCGGCCTCAGGCCGCAACTCTGTGGGATTTGAGGTGGACGGAAGAATTCTCGAGAGCATGGAAGATGATTTCACCAATTCCCGGGATTACCTCATGGGGCTGCAGTATCAACGGCTTCAGGATCATCTTCAGTTTGTACACAGCAGGCAGACATCAGGAAAAGAGCTGAAATATGAAAATATTCACTACGGATTTCCGGTGATGACCGCCCAGGAGCGAAAGCTGAAACTCCAGATACTGGAGGAGCTGGGGGCAGTTGAACACAGGGGCGGCAATCCGAGATTCACCTTCCAGGCCCGGTATGAGGATTCCCCGCCGACTAAATATCGTCAGGGTCAAGCTTCGCGTACCACGGCCTCTTCAGCAGAAGAACAAGGGCGGACATCGCCGTAA